A single region of the Bacillota bacterium genome encodes:
- a CDS encoding ABC transporter permease gives MRTYVIRRILQAIPLLLGITVISFLVMRLTPGDPVSLMSMSPHVTPEDIERMRRNFGFDQPLYIQYFKWLWALVRGDWGISLGRGRPVIDIIAARLPNTLQLMAVSFVLSVVLAIPIGILSATKRYSIFDYSASTLSFFGVSMPVFWFGLILIIIFAVKLRILPSAGMISVGADSTDLIDRLRHLVLPSLVLSLGGIAGWSRYMRSSMLEVVRQDFIRTARAKGLAERVVIYKHALKNAMIPVITVMALEIPGFFTGAVITETIFAWPGMGRLYYDSVMSRDYTVLMAILTVGAALVVVFNLIADIAYGFFDPRIKYD, from the coding sequence ATGCGGACATACGTGATCCGCCGAATCCTACAGGCCATACCCCTGCTTTTAGGGATCACGGTCATCTCCTTCCTCGTCATGAGGCTGACCCCGGGAGACCCGGTGTCGTTGATGTCCATGAGCCCCCACGTGACCCCGGAGGATATCGAGCGGATGCGCCGCAACTTCGGTTTCGACCAGCCGCTTTACATCCAGTACTTCAAATGGCTTTGGGCCCTGGTCAGGGGTGACTGGGGAATCTCCCTCGGGCGGGGCCGGCCGGTCATCGACATCATCGCCGCCCGCCTGCCCAACACCCTCCAGTTGATGGCCGTGTCCTTCGTCCTCTCCGTCGTCCTGGCCATCCCGATCGGCATCCTCTCGGCCACCAAGCGCTACTCGATCTTCGACTACTCGGCCTCGACCCTCTCCTTCTTCGGGGTGTCGATGCCAGTGTTCTGGTTCGGACTGATCCTCATCATCATCTTCGCCGTCAAACTGAGGATTCTGCCGTCGGCCGGGATGATCAGCGTCGGTGCCGACAGCACCGATCTCATCGACCGCTTGAGGCACCTGGTCTTGCCTTCCCTGGTCCTCTCCCTCGGGGGGATCGCCGGCTGGAGCCGGTACATGCGCTCGTCGATGCTGGAGGTGGTCCGCCAGGACTTCATCCGCACGGCCCGGGCCAAGGGACTCGCCGAACGGGTGGTCATCTACAAGCACGCCCTAAAGAATGCGATGATCCCGGTGATCACCGTGATGGCCCTGGAGATTCCGGGGTTCTTCACCGGGGCGGTGATCACCGAGACCATCTTCGCCTGGCCGGGCATGGGTCGGCTGTACTATGACTCGGTCATGTCCCGCGACTACACCGTCCTGATGGCCATCCTGACCGTCGGCGCAGCCCTGGTGGTCGTGTTCAACCTGATCGCGGACATCGCTTACGGGTTCTTCGATCCGCGGATCAAGTACGACTGA
- a CDS encoding ABC transporter permease, whose translation MATETQVAAEAPVVVAPVQSPGRMIWRRFKRHKLAVASAAFLVFLAFAALAAPLVAPYNYQTQDLTAGHQLMPPGSPGLPGSPVHLLGTDELGRDILSRLIFGSRVSLGVGFASMAVSLVIGMVIGSISGYYGGLIDNLLMRFTDMVLAFPALFLLIVLAAFIGPSVMTITLIIGGLSWMGVARLVRSSFLSLKQQDFAEAARALGLKDQQIMIGHIMPNAFAPVIVAATLGVAYAILYESALSYLGLGVQPPLPTWGNMLSTAQSYMLTMPLLVVFPGLAIFLTVLAINFLGDGLRDALDPRLKE comes from the coding sequence GTGGCAACTGAGACGCAAGTCGCTGCCGAGGCCCCGGTCGTCGTCGCGCCCGTCCAATCCCCCGGCCGGATGATCTGGCGCCGTTTCAAGCGACACAAACTGGCCGTGGCATCCGCCGCCTTCTTGGTCTTCCTGGCCTTCGCCGCCCTGGCCGCACCCCTGGTGGCGCCCTACAATTACCAGACCCAGGACCTCACCGCCGGCCATCAGCTGATGCCGCCCGGCTCCCCGGGGCTGCCCGGCTCCCCGGTGCACCTCCTCGGCACCGACGAACTCGGCCGAGACATCCTCTCTCGCCTGATCTTCGGTTCCCGCGTGTCGCTGGGGGTCGGCTTCGCCTCGATGGCCGTCTCACTGGTCATCGGGATGGTCATCGGGTCCATCTCCGGCTACTACGGGGGCCTGATCGACAACCTCCTGATGCGCTTCACCGACATGGTCCTGGCCTTCCCCGCCCTCTTCCTGTTGATCGTCCTGGCCGCTTTCATCGGACCCTCGGTGATGACCATCACCCTGATCATCGGCGGCCTTTCGTGGATGGGCGTGGCCAGGTTGGTCCGAAGCTCCTTCCTGTCCCTCAAGCAGCAGGACTTCGCCGAAGCCGCCAGGGCCCTTGGGCTCAAGGACCAGCAGATTATGATCGGTCACATCATGCCGAACGCCTTCGCTCCGGTCATCGTCGCCGCGACCCTGGGCGTGGCCTACGCAATCCTGTATGAGTCGGCCCTGTCGTACCTCGGGCTTGGGGTTCAGCCGCCCCTGCCGACCTGGGGAAACATGCTGTCCACGGCCCAGTCCTACATGCTGACCATGCCCCTCCTGGTCGTCTTTCCGGGGCTGGCGATCTTCCTGACCGTCCTGGCCATCAACTTCCTTGGTGACGGGCTGCGCGACGCCCTTGACCCGAGGCTGAAGGAGTGA
- a CDS encoding ABC transporter ATP-binding protein, translated as MPPLVEVKDLHTEFHTEDGLVKAVDGVSLHIDRGETLGVVGESDCGKSVTALSIMRLIAWPPGKVASGRITFDGRDILKLREDEMRKIRGNDISMIFQEPMTSLNPVFTVGDQIAEAIELHQRLKRREAMDKAVEMLRLVGIPLPERRVNEYPHQMSGGMRQRVMIAMALSCNPKLLIADEPTTALDVTIQAQILELMKKLKQELGTAIMLITHDLGVVAEMAQRVVVMYAGKVVEESPVVDLYQHPRHPYTQGLLMSIPRLNAPKERLHVIEGVVPSLMNLPPGCRFASRCPGVMDRCRREDPVLQVVGGNGDGTKHAVSCWLNDGKGSDAKEALANG; from the coding sequence ATGCCGCCGCTGGTCGAGGTCAAAGACCTCCATACTGAGTTCCACACCGAAGACGGTCTGGTCAAGGCCGTCGACGGGGTGAGCCTGCACATCGACCGTGGGGAGACCCTTGGTGTCGTCGGCGAATCGGACTGCGGCAAGAGCGTCACCGCCCTGTCGATCATGCGCCTCATCGCCTGGCCGCCCGGGAAGGTCGCTTCCGGCCGGATCACCTTCGACGGGCGCGACATCCTCAAGCTCCGCGAGGACGAGATGCGGAAGATCCGCGGGAACGACATCTCGATGATCTTTCAGGAGCCGATGACCTCGCTGAACCCGGTCTTCACCGTTGGCGACCAGATCGCCGAGGCCATCGAACTGCACCAGCGCCTGAAACGCAGGGAAGCGATGGACAAGGCTGTCGAGATGCTCCGGCTGGTCGGCATCCCCCTCCCCGAGCGGCGGGTCAATGAGTACCCGCACCAGATGTCCGGGGGGATGCGGCAGCGGGTGATGATCGCCATGGCCCTGTCGTGCAACCCCAAGCTGCTCATCGCCGACGAGCCGACGACGGCCCTCGACGTCACCATCCAGGCCCAGATCCTCGAGCTGATGAAAAAACTCAAGCAGGAGCTGGGCACGGCGATCATGCTGATCACCCATGACCTCGGGGTCGTCGCCGAGATGGCCCAGCGGGTCGTGGTCATGTACGCCGGCAAGGTGGTCGAGGAATCCCCGGTCGTCGACCTCTACCAGCACCCGCGCCACCCCTACACCCAGGGGCTCCTGATGTCGATCCCCCGCTTGAACGCGCCAAAGGAACGCCTCCACGTCATCGAGGGGGTCGTCCCCAGCCTGATGAACCTGCCGCCGGGTTGCCGCTTCGCCTCCCGGTGCCCCGGCGTCATGGACCGTTGCCGCCGTGAGGATCCCGTCTTGCAGGTGGTCGGCGGCAATGGAGACGGCACCAAGCATGCCGTCTCCTGCTGGCTCAACGACGGCAAGGGCAGCGACGCGAAGGAGGCCCTGGCCAATGGCTGA
- a CDS encoding dipeptide ABC transporter ATP-binding protein, producing MADDILVRVEHLKKYFPVMGGILARPVGYVRSVDDISFDVPRGKTFGLVGESGCGKTTTARLVLRLLEPTSGRILFEGRDLAKMGREELRRQRREMQIVFQDPYASLNPRIPVEQIVGEALEVHRIAKGKAKHDRVMELLEMVGLRAEQARRYPHEFSGGQRQRIGVARALALNPKLIVADEPVSALDVSIQSQIINLLEDLQKRLGLTYLFIAHDLSVVRHISDVVGVMYLGKIVELAAEKDLYDSPLHPYSRALLSAVPIPDPLQHRERIVLEGDVPSPVHPPAGCRFHTRCPIAIDRCKAEEPALRDLGGGHQVACHLARGAENTAADSGPPPRPSPAFPAPAST from the coding sequence ATGGCTGATGACATCCTGGTCCGCGTAGAGCATCTGAAGAAGTACTTCCCGGTGATGGGCGGCATCCTGGCCCGGCCGGTCGGATACGTCCGGTCGGTCGACGACATCTCCTTTGATGTCCCCCGGGGCAAGACCTTCGGTCTTGTCGGTGAGTCCGGCTGCGGCAAGACGACCACCGCCCGGCTGGTCCTCAGGCTCCTCGAGCCGACTTCCGGCCGGATCCTCTTCGAAGGCCGCGACCTGGCCAAGATGGGCCGCGAGGAGCTCCGCAGACAACGCCGGGAGATGCAGATCGTCTTCCAGGACCCCTATGCCTCGCTCAACCCGCGGATCCCCGTCGAGCAGATCGTCGGCGAGGCCCTCGAAGTCCACCGCATCGCCAAGGGCAAGGCCAAACACGACCGGGTCATGGAACTCCTGGAGATGGTCGGTCTCCGGGCCGAGCAGGCCCGCCGCTACCCGCATGAGTTCTCGGGCGGCCAGCGGCAGCGCATCGGGGTGGCCCGGGCCCTGGCCCTGAACCCGAAGCTGATCGTGGCCGACGAGCCGGTTTCGGCCCTTGACGTCTCGATCCAGTCGCAGATTATCAACCTCCTCGAGGACCTCCAGAAGAGGCTCGGTCTGACCTACCTGTTCATCGCCCACGACCTGTCCGTGGTCCGCCACATCTCCGACGTCGTCGGCGTGATGTACCTGGGTAAGATCGTCGAACTGGCGGCGGAGAAGGACCTCTACGACAGCCCGCTCCATCCCTACAGCCGGGCCCTTCTCTCGGCGGTGCCCATCCCCGACCCGCTGCAGCACCGGGAGCGCATCGTCCTCGAGGGCGATGTGCCGAGCCCGGTCCACCCGCCAGCCGGCTGCCGCTTCCATACCCGTTGCCCGATCGCCATCGACCGCTGCAAGGCCGAGGAACCGGCCCTCCGCGACCTCGGCGGGGGCCACCAGGTGGCCTGCCACCTAGCCCGCGGGGCCGAAAACACGGCGGCCGACTCAGGCCCCCCTCCCCGGCCCTCCCCGGCCTTCCCCGCCCCGGCCTCGACCTGA
- a CDS encoding acyltransferase: MPRAMPEQRLPEPDVLRAVGIVAVVIIHSSAIAQGALTPASRLYPVYFGLTRLVLFGVPLFVFVSGLVLGHRYSVGPFSGRTFYRRRLATVVVPYAAWTAIYWLYSTLAAAGPDGLPAALATLATRAWWAGLARVFFLGTAYYHLYFVVIIVQFYLLFPLLLAMGRALAGRPLVALLGAALIHLAYALGARRLGWAFSDRFFLTYFVFFSAGLLAGLRLPAFRRFASGHEKSLAAAFWATAGLYVGFTLLVLLRPAGSPWARLATSGAAGLTSVLIWTLYSLTAGAYFLALASGRWHGWRGQRWLPPLFIALGRESFGIYLIHPLVLDGLERLAAAVGPVSTTLRFGLEVAGALGLSSLTSGLLRRFPVTSRLVGR; the protein is encoded by the coding sequence ATGCCAAGAGCCATGCCCGAGCAAAGATTACCAGAGCCCGACGTCCTGCGGGCGGTGGGGATCGTTGCCGTGGTCATCATCCATTCCTCGGCCATCGCCCAGGGCGCGCTGACACCGGCCTCCCGGCTCTATCCGGTCTATTTCGGGCTGACCCGCCTGGTCCTCTTCGGCGTGCCGCTCTTCGTCTTCGTCAGCGGGCTGGTCCTGGGCCATCGCTACTCGGTGGGGCCATTCAGCGGCCGGACCTTCTACCGCCGGCGTCTGGCCACGGTGGTCGTTCCCTACGCCGCGTGGACGGCCATCTACTGGCTCTATTCGACCCTCGCGGCGGCCGGGCCCGATGGCCTCCCAGCCGCCCTGGCCACCTTGGCTACCAGAGCCTGGTGGGCCGGACTCGCCCGGGTCTTCTTCCTCGGGACCGCGTACTACCACCTGTACTTCGTGGTCATCATCGTTCAGTTCTACTTGCTCTTCCCGCTCCTCCTCGCAATGGGTCGAGCCCTGGCCGGGCGGCCACTGGTCGCGTTGCTCGGGGCCGCTCTCATCCACCTGGCCTACGCTCTCGGCGCCCGTCGTCTCGGGTGGGCCTTTAGTGACCGCTTCTTCCTGACCTACTTCGTCTTCTTCAGCGCCGGACTCCTAGCCGGCCTGCGCTTGCCGGCCTTCCGCCGGTTCGCCTCCGGGCATGAGAAGAGCCTGGCGGCGGCCTTCTGGGCCACCGCCGGGCTGTATGTCGGGTTCACCCTCTTGGTGCTGCTCCGCCCGGCCGGGTCGCCTTGGGCCCGCCTGGCCACCTCCGGGGCGGCCGGCCTGACCTCGGTCCTGATCTGGACCCTCTACTCCCTGACGGCGGGGGCCTACTTCCTTGCTCTGGCCTCCGGCCGGTGGCACGGGTGGCGCGGGCAGCGCTGGCTCCCGCCGCTCTTCATCGCTCTCGGCCGCGAATCCTTCGGCATCTATCTCATCCACCCGCTGGTCCTGGACGGCCTCGAGCGGCTGGCCGCGGCCGTGGGGCCGGTCTCGACCACGCTACGTTTCGGCCTCGAAGTTGCGGGCGCGTTGGGCCTCTCGTCCTTGACCAGCGGTCTTCTAAGGCGATTCCCCGTGACCTCCCGGCTCGTCGGGCGGTAG
- a CDS encoding CPBP family intramembrane glutamic endopeptidase, translating to MARPVKPGKPASRPNRLRAAAQFAGTRRQPSVVTMALISMVFFGTLGIFVAWVVRQPIRLAAFDLTLRGVLLAAGGAAVCFVIAVVMYSLWPALRVTTDGTAVEVIRTSLAQVGWFGMLLSVTLPPIGEEILFRGAIQPVAGLTLTSALFGLSHGGWAKVTWPYAVSAAISGLVLGTVYQLTGSLMASILTHMVYNVAVSVGMAERWWPFGVGVPAGPMK from the coding sequence ATGGCCAGACCGGTCAAACCCGGGAAGCCCGCCTCTCGACCGAACCGCCTCAGGGCGGCGGCCCAATTCGCCGGCACCCGCCGGCAGCCGAGCGTCGTCACCATGGCCCTGATTTCGATGGTCTTCTTCGGCACCCTGGGCATCTTCGTGGCCTGGGTGGTCAGGCAGCCGATCCGGTTGGCCGCCTTCGACCTCACCCTTCGCGGGGTGCTGCTGGCGGCGGGAGGGGCGGCCGTCTGTTTCGTCATCGCCGTGGTCATGTACTCCCTCTGGCCGGCCCTGAGGGTGACCACCGACGGCACCGCGGTCGAGGTCATCCGGACCTCCCTGGCCCAGGTCGGCTGGTTCGGGATGCTCCTCAGCGTGACCCTGCCGCCGATCGGCGAGGAGATCCTCTTCCGCGGGGCCATCCAGCCGGTCGCCGGCCTGACCCTCACCTCCGCCCTTTTCGGACTATCCCATGGCGGATGGGCCAAGGTGACCTGGCCCTATGCTGTCTCGGCGGCGATTTCCGGTCTCGTCCTCGGAACGGTCTATCAGTTGACCGGCTCGCTGATGGCCTCCATCCTCACCCACATGGTCTATAACGTGGCCGTCTCGGTCGGCATGGCCGAACGCTGGTGGCCCTTCGGGGTGGGCGTGCCGGCCGGCCCGATGAAATAG
- a CDS encoding electron transfer flavoprotein subunit alpha/FixB family protein, giving the protein MAKDIWAFVEARDGKPRKISLEAIGKGRQLATARGVRLAAVVIGADVGAAAEEVAKYGPDLVYVAEDERLKDYNTEPYTRVLGDLIKENGPAVVIFGVSVLAKDLAARLAARLGAALAGDVIGLEGDGELVATRPVYAGKAQVKLGFKGDPILLTIRPNVFPAATANGKSGEVIKVAPKLEDKDFRATVKETIVPKKERVDVLEADVIVSGGRGMKGPENYVILEKLADLLGAAVGASRAAVDAGWRPYSDQVGQTGKVVGPNLYIACGISGAIQHQVGMSSSKVIVAVNKDPDAPIFKICDYGIVGDLFEVVPAVTEEVKKRKG; this is encoded by the coding sequence ATGGCTAAGGACATTTGGGCATTCGTCGAAGCGCGGGACGGAAAGCCGCGCAAGATCTCCCTCGAAGCCATCGGCAAGGGCCGCCAACTGGCCACCGCCCGGGGCGTCAGGCTCGCGGCCGTGGTCATCGGGGCCGACGTCGGGGCCGCGGCTGAGGAAGTGGCCAAGTATGGGCCGGACCTGGTCTACGTGGCCGAAGACGAGCGACTCAAGGACTACAACACCGAACCCTACACCCGCGTCCTGGGCGACCTGATCAAGGAGAACGGCCCGGCCGTGGTCATCTTCGGCGTCTCGGTGCTGGCCAAGGATCTGGCCGCCCGCCTCGCGGCGCGGCTCGGCGCGGCCCTCGCCGGCGACGTCATCGGTCTGGAGGGCGACGGGGAACTCGTCGCCACCCGGCCGGTCTACGCCGGCAAGGCTCAGGTCAAGCTCGGCTTCAAGGGCGACCCGATCCTCCTGACCATCCGTCCGAACGTCTTCCCGGCGGCGACCGCCAACGGCAAGTCCGGCGAAGTGATCAAGGTGGCCCCGAAGCTCGAGGACAAGGACTTCCGAGCGACCGTCAAGGAGACCATCGTCCCCAAGAAGGAGCGCGTCGACGTCCTCGAGGCGGATGTCATCGTCTCCGGCGGCCGGGGGATGAAGGGCCCCGAGAACTACGTCATCCTCGAGAAGCTGGCTGACCTTCTCGGCGCGGCCGTCGGCGCCTCGCGAGCGGCCGTCGACGCCGGCTGGCGGCCTTACAGTGACCAGGTCGGGCAGACCGGCAAGGTCGTCGGCCCGAACCTCTACATCGCTTGCGGCATCTCCGGGGCCATCCAACACCAGGTGGGGATGTCTTCGTCCAAGGTGATCGTGGCCGTCAACAAGGACCCGGACGCCCCGATCTTCAAGATCTGCGACTACGGCATCGTCGGCGACCTCTTCGAAGTCGTCCCGGCGGTGACCGAGGAAGTCAAGAAGCGCAAGGGCTAG
- a CDS encoding electron transfer flavoprotein subunit beta/FixA family protein has product MKVAVLVKHVPDTETRIQVKPGDKKINEEGVTCVVSPFDEFAMEEALLLRERLGDVQITAVTLGSQRAQEALRTCLALGADDAILVSDPTFEGADPYVTAKALAAALKAGNYDLILAGKQAVDDDAAYVGAAVAEFLDIPVVNLVTKLEVNKGAGTATATRDLDGYSQVIEVRLPAVFTAQKGLNNPRLPALMGIMKAKKKEIRVHNAQALGLAGEGAKVEVKEMFVPSKARKNKVLTGAAAETAPELVKLLAEEAKIL; this is encoded by the coding sequence ATGAAAGTAGCAGTCCTGGTTAAGCACGTCCCGGACACGGAGACCAGGATCCAGGTCAAACCGGGGGACAAGAAGATCAACGAAGAAGGCGTGACCTGCGTGGTGAGCCCGTTTGACGAGTTCGCCATGGAGGAGGCCCTCCTTCTCCGGGAGCGCCTCGGCGACGTCCAGATCACCGCCGTCACCCTCGGGTCACAGCGCGCCCAGGAAGCCCTGCGGACCTGTTTAGCCTTGGGCGCCGACGACGCCATCCTCGTCTCCGACCCGACCTTCGAGGGCGCCGATCCCTATGTCACCGCCAAGGCTCTGGCGGCGGCCCTGAAGGCCGGCAACTACGACCTGATCCTCGCCGGCAAGCAGGCGGTCGACGACGATGCCGCCTACGTCGGCGCGGCCGTCGCCGAGTTCCTAGACATCCCGGTGGTCAACTTGGTCACCAAGCTCGAGGTGAACAAGGGTGCCGGGACCGCCACCGCGACCCGCGATCTGGACGGCTACAGCCAGGTCATCGAGGTCAGGTTGCCGGCGGTCTTCACCGCCCAGAAGGGGTTGAACAACCCGCGTCTGCCGGCCCTGATGGGGATCATGAAGGCCAAGAAGAAGGAGATCAGGGTTCACAACGCCCAGGCTTTGGGCCTGGCCGGTGAGGGCGCCAAGGTCGAGGTCAAGGAGATGTTCGTGCCGTCCAAGGCGCGGAAGAACAAGGTCCTGACCGGCGCCGCCGCGGAGACCGCCCCCGAGCTCGTCAAACTCCTGGCCGAAGAGGCCAAGATCCTGTAA
- a CDS encoding acetyl-CoA C-acetyltransferase, which yields MEDVVITSAVRTAAGRYIGALRDIPPEILGSIAVREAIHRSGIDPGAVDEIIMGNVLQTNDAPNLARVAALWADVPITVPAYTVHRQCGSGLQAVVNGAMQIQTGNADIVVAGGAESMTRAPYYFAEARLGFRLGHVQLLDPFVRNSERAAPPEKFGAMNMGLTAENLAEKYHTTRQEQDAFAVASHQKAVAAIREGRFKDEIVPVPVPQKGKEPLSFDTDEHPRPDSSLEGLGRLSPAFKKDGTVTPGNSSGMNDAAAAVVLMSATRAAALGLTPMARVVSFAAAGVEPSIMGIGPVPACQKALDKARLTMDDIDLVELNEAFAAQALAVLKEWRMVDDPRVNVNGGGIALGHPLGATGAKLLTTIIHELRRRNARYGLVTLCIGGGMGIAAVVERV from the coding sequence ATGGAGGATGTCGTCATCACCAGCGCCGTACGGACGGCGGCCGGCCGGTACATCGGCGCCCTCAGGGATATCCCCCCGGAGATCCTCGGTTCCATTGCCGTCAGAGAGGCCATCCATCGCTCGGGCATCGACCCGGGGGCGGTCGACGAGATCATCATGGGCAACGTCCTCCAGACCAACGACGCGCCCAACCTGGCCCGCGTCGCCGCCCTGTGGGCCGACGTCCCGATCACCGTCCCCGCCTACACGGTTCACCGCCAGTGCGGCTCGGGCCTCCAGGCCGTGGTCAACGGGGCGATGCAGATCCAGACGGGGAACGCCGACATCGTTGTCGCCGGAGGGGCCGAGAGCATGACCCGAGCCCCTTACTACTTCGCCGAGGCCCGTCTCGGCTTCCGCCTGGGCCACGTGCAGCTCCTCGACCCCTTCGTCCGCAACTCCGAGCGGGCCGCGCCGCCGGAGAAGTTCGGCGCCATGAACATGGGGCTGACCGCCGAGAACCTGGCCGAGAAGTACCACACGACCCGGCAGGAACAGGACGCCTTTGCCGTCGCCAGCCACCAGAAGGCCGTCGCGGCCATCCGCGAAGGCCGTTTCAAGGACGAGATCGTTCCCGTCCCGGTCCCTCAGAAGGGCAAGGAGCCGCTCAGCTTCGACACCGACGAGCATCCCCGCCCGGATTCCTCCCTGGAGGGGCTGGGCCGTCTGAGCCCGGCCTTCAAGAAGGACGGCACGGTGACGCCGGGTAACTCCTCGGGGATGAACGATGCGGCCGCCGCCGTCGTCCTGATGAGCGCGACCAGGGCCGCCGCTCTGGGGTTGACGCCCATGGCCAGGGTGGTCAGCTTCGCGGCGGCCGGCGTCGAGCCATCGATCATGGGCATCGGGCCGGTTCCGGCCTGCCAGAAGGCCCTCGATAAGGCCCGCCTGACGATGGACGACATCGACCTGGTCGAACTGAACGAGGCCTTTGCGGCCCAGGCCCTGGCGGTCCTCAAGGAATGGCGGATGGTCGACGACCCGAGGGTCAATGTCAACGGCGGGGGGATCGCCCTCGGACACCCGCTCGGGGCCACGGGGGCCAAGCTGCTGACGACCATCATCCATGAGCTCAGGCGCCGCAACGCCCGTTACGGGTTGGTGACCCTGTGCATCGGCGGCGGCATGGGGATCGCCGCGGTCGTCGAACGGGTCTAG
- a CDS encoding MarR family transcriptional regulator, whose translation MDLPFVSAIQELFPRVMRYLEAEEIRELTGLGVTPGQINALLVLYFTDNATMGELATEMYLTESACTRLVDRLVKTFLVRRRDDEKDRRVVRVSLTSYGRQLAELVNARRQRRFSELAKGLAAEEQGMLISSLRAILRVFKEQEAERNRHEAEKNAESAGTKPQRRGRQPKET comes from the coding sequence ATGGACCTACCATTCGTCTCGGCGATCCAGGAGCTCTTTCCCAGGGTGATGCGATACCTCGAAGCTGAAGAGATTCGTGAGCTGACCGGCCTCGGGGTGACCCCCGGCCAGATCAACGCCCTCTTGGTCCTGTATTTCACGGACAACGCCACCATGGGTGAGTTGGCCACTGAGATGTACCTGACTGAGAGCGCCTGCACCAGGCTGGTGGACCGGCTGGTCAAGACCTTTCTGGTGCGGCGGCGGGACGATGAGAAGGACCGGCGGGTCGTTCGGGTGTCCCTGACCTCCTATGGGCGACAGCTGGCGGAGCTGGTCAACGCCAGGCGCCAGCGCCGTTTCTCCGAACTCGCGAAGGGACTCGCGGCGGAGGAGCAGGGCATGCTGATTTCATCGCTGCGGGCCATCCTGCGGGTGTTCAAAGAGCAGGAGGCCGAGCGAAACCGGCACGAGGCGGAGAAGAACGCCGAGTCCGCGGGAACGAAGCCACAGCGCCGGGGCCGCCAGCCCAAGGAGACCTGA
- a CDS encoding FAD-binding protein — MPEKLKLVPEKCNGCGLCLQACAFFAVDVVDGKAVFAESCVECGACVPACQPGAIEMAGEGAGAKAGGLWVYVPEGSSPAAVTAVRPVADEQGTTVSAIVTAEPADPSRLFAAGADEVVVLKGPADPAGLLIEAVLKEAPSALYGLAGAETMRVLPRVAAAAGSAYVSLADELMPAYGEKVVDANRPVYSGRFRTRITPSGKTTVFSLDPVAFSAVGRDSARRGQVRTLELPGAKRRDLEPVSREPTRREVPLAQARVVVAGGPGLGSAGNFAKLQSLADRLGGVVGASKEAVDLGWAKPTQLVDSSAGPIYPHLYLAFGIDGSTTHNAAIAKARVVVAVVDKADVGLLSVADFIVAQDPAAVLEAMLRG; from the coding sequence TTGCCGGAGAAGCTCAAGCTCGTTCCGGAGAAGTGCAACGGCTGCGGCCTGTGCCTTCAGGCTTGCGCCTTCTTCGCGGTCGACGTCGTCGACGGGAAGGCCGTCTTCGCCGAGAGCTGCGTCGAGTGCGGGGCCTGCGTCCCAGCCTGTCAGCCGGGGGCCATCGAGATGGCCGGGGAGGGGGCCGGGGCCAAGGCCGGCGGGCTGTGGGTCTACGTCCCCGAGGGCTCGTCCCCGGCGGCCGTCACGGCGGTCCGCCCGGTCGCCGACGAGCAGGGGACGACCGTCTCCGCCATAGTCACCGCTGAGCCCGCCGACCCGTCCCGTCTCTTCGCCGCCGGCGCCGACGAGGTCGTCGTCCTCAAGGGCCCGGCCGATCCGGCCGGACTGCTGATCGAGGCGGTCCTCAAGGAGGCCCCCTCGGCCCTTTACGGGCTGGCCGGTGCCGAGACCATGCGGGTCCTGCCAAGGGTGGCCGCCGCCGCCGGTTCGGCCTATGTCTCCCTGGCCGACGAACTGATGCCCGCCTACGGCGAAAAGGTCGTCGACGCCAATCGTCCCGTTTACTCCGGTCGCTTCCGGACGCGGATCACCCCGTCCGGTAAGACGACCGTCTTCTCCCTCGACCCGGTGGCTTTCTCGGCGGTCGGGCGCGACAGCGCCCGGCGGGGGCAGGTCAGGACCCTGGAACTGCCCGGGGCCAAGCGGCGGGACCTCGAACCGGTCTCCCGTGAGCCGACCCGCCGGGAGGTCCCACTGGCCCAGGCCCGCGTGGTCGTGGCCGGGGGCCCCGGCCTCGGCTCGGCCGGGAATTTCGCCAAGCTTCAGTCGCTGGCCGACCGTCTCGGCGGAGTGGTCGGGGCGAGCAAGGAGGCGGTCGACCTCGGTTGGGCCAAGCCGACCCAACTCGTCGACTCCTCGGCCGGCCCCATCTATCCGCACCTCTACCTGGCTTTCGGGATTGACGGCTCGACGACCCACAACGCGGCCATCGCCAAGGCCAGGGTCGTGGTGGCCGTGGTCGACAAGGCTGACGTCGGGCTCCTCAGCGTCGCCGACTTCATCGTCGCCCAGGACCCAGCGGCGGTCCTCGAGGCCATGCTCAGGGGCTGA